The genomic window TAAGTGACAGGAGGCAAAAGTGACCCAAATGAGTTTTAAGGCATTCTTAGCGATAGTGTTTTTTATTTCGGCAATTGCAACAGACGCTCAAGAAAGAAGAGATCAGCGAAGGCAGGAGCGACAACGACACCGAATGAATCAGGGAATCGCGAATTCTGAGCTCAACGAAGCAGAGACGAGAAGATTAGAAAGAGGGCAGCAGCGAGTAGAAAGAGCTCAGACACGTGCAGAACGGGACGGTTATGTGGATCCGGCAGAAGCCCAAAGGCTCGAGCAACTTCAAGATCGTCAGTCTGAGAGAATTCATCGCCAACGACACGATGGTCAGACAGGAAGTTCTACCGGCCAAACTGCTCAGTGATAGGTGGACTTTTGTTGTAAAAAAGAGAGTTTTAGCGCGCTGGCCTGTGTTGTTGTGTTCGCTTGACTCAGAGATCTGGATGAGTGAACTCTTCAAGACATGAGTTACAAAGAACATTTCATAGGCTGCTCGCTATTTTTGATCCCAAAAAATTTGATGAGCTATTGGGTGGGCAAGCTTGTTCATCTTCGATTGCCTCCCCCCCTTGCGTTATGGACTGTGCGCTGGTTTGCAAAGAGGTATCGAATCAATTTGCAGGAGGCAGAACTCCCCATAGAATCCTATTTGAGTATTGGGGAGTTGTTCACTCGAAAGCTGAGACCAGGGCTTCGGCCTTCGAAGGGGGGTATTGTCCATCCGGCTGATTCAAGTTTGACTCAAAGAGGAAAGATTGAAAAGGGGCTTTTATTTCAAGTGAAGGGTTTGTCTTACTTGGTTGAGGATTTTTTGAGCGATCCAGATGCTGCTGCGAAATGGGAGGACGGACATTATCTCACCTACTACCTCTGTCCAACTGATTATCACCGGGTGCATTCTCCGGTGCATGGATTCGTAAAGAGTATTAAATATGTTCCGGGAAATTTGTGGCCCGTGAATAATTGGAGTGTCAACCATATCGCTAGGCTATTTGCTCGCAATGAGCGGTTGATTTTTAACATACAAACTCAGCGAGGAACGGTCGCTCTCGTCATGGTAGGGGCCACAAACGTCGGGAAAATGTCAGTGAGTTTTGACCCCGAATTACAGACCAATCAATGCGCCTCTCGCCAGATTATCGAAAAGAACTACGATCCCCCACAAGAGTTGAATCCTGGCGAAGAGCTAGGAATTTTTCATATGGGCAGCACGGTGGTCACGCTTTATCCGCCTGGTTTTTTTCGTTCCGAAATTAAACCAGGCGAACCTATTGCGGTGCGAGTGGGAGAAGAGCTCACTGAGTCTTTGTGAGCTCTCTTGATCGACTCATTTGTCCCCCCAGCCAGAGATGTGCTCTTTCCATAGAATCAATTCGATGTGGGGTCAGTGTCGATTTCGATCCTATCGGGATTAATGTCCGAATAAATTTCAACTGCCTTATTGTTGTGAACAAACCGAATGAGATATCGAATAATACCCTCTTCCTTTTGGATCCAACTGTGCCGCTCTAGATCGTTATCAGAATTCGAGATCGTAAGGCTTGAGATTTTAGAGTTGTCACTGCGTTCAATTTTAGAAAAATAGATCTCTCTGTTATCTTGCACTATATGAATGCTCTTGAGCCGCTTCGACTCGTCAACGCAGACAGCCAAATCTGCAACTTCAGGACGAGGCTTGATATTATCCGCTACAGCTTCTTTAAATAGCGGATTCCCTTTTGGCGTTACCCCTTGCGAAATTTTGAAGATGAAAATCTGGCTGGCAGGGCACTCCTTAATCAAGTGGGCCAGTTCATTCTGAGCTACTTTTTTCTCTCTGCTCCGTTACGCCTATTTCTTTAAGGGCTGATTTGCTTTCAAAGTCGTGTCATCACCTGAGAACCAGTGTCGCGAATGCTTTGTGTTTAAGGTCAAAACTTCGTACCTGGAGTTTTGATATATTTTTAGAAGATATTTGTTTTGACCAATTCTCCGTTTCTAAAAGCGCGAGGAGCTCAGGTTTAACTTTCCCCTCCTCAATGATTTCTATCCGGCCAAAACCTGGAAATCGGAGATACTTTGGGTCACCTGCTCGCTCAGCTTCGCTTGCTACAGGAGCATATTCTGGTTTAGTTAAATTGCTGGCCCAGACAGAACTGCCCAGGAGACAAGCCAATAAAGTTAAGAAGTGAAGTGAAAAACGAATCATCACACGGCTCCTTGTTGAGTTTTAGGTTTCCGGTGTGGACATATGGTCTTTGATACCAAGGACTTCCACGGCTAGACTGTCAAAGGCAGGCCTCAGTCTCCATTGTTGCCAATGGCTTCGACGGGGCAGCCATCCATCGCCTCCTTGCAGGAGGCCTCCTCTTCAGGAGTAGAGGGCTGCACGACGACAAAGGCATGCCCATCGTTCTGGTCCATACCAAAATGATTTGGCGCCGTCAAACAGCATGCATCACAGGCGATGCATTCCTTATCTACGTAGTAGCGCCCTGGAACATTTTCATCGTACTTTTTTTCTTTATCAGCCATATTCTTGTGGGCCTCACTGAACCAATTTTTTGCGCGCAGCCGAAAGGAGATACGTCGTTAAAAAAGTCGCATTTCCGAGTTCGCCAGGATAGGTAAGACGAGATTTTAGCGCAATGTTCAATGCAAAGCATTAGATTTTGAATGCCTTCCTTAAAAATTTGGTGTCGAGGGGGAGCGGAGCTTTCGATGCAAAAAAATCTATGCTAGGAGAGTTCGGGGACTTCAGTTAGTGTCTTCTCCTGTTTTAAAACAAAAATCTTAGGGAATTTCATGAGTTTCGGAAATATTGTTGAGGAAATTAAGAAGCGGCGGACCTTTGCCATCATTTCGCACCCCGATGCAGGAAAAACCACAATTACTGAGAAAATTCTTTTTGAGGGTGGTGTTATACGCAAGGCCGGAGAAGTGAAGGGCAAAGCTGGGACAAAGGCTGCCGTATCAGATTGGATGCCGCTCGAACAGCAGCGGGGGGTCTCAATCACGTCGAGCGTGATGCAGTTAGATTTTATGGGATTGAGAATAAATCTACTCGATACCCCTGGTCATAAAGATTTTGGTGAGGACACTTACCGCACTCTCATTGCTGCGGATTCTGCTGCAATGCTCATTGATGCGGCAAAAGGGGTTGAAGCCCAGACTCGCAAACTCTTTGAGGTGTGTCGTTTGAGGAGAATTCCGATCTTCACATTTGCGAATAAGATGGATCGGGAAGGCAAGGAACCTTTAGAGATTATCGACGATGTGGAGAACACCCTCGGGATAAAATGTCATCCTCTGACCTGGCCCATAGGGATGGGAGATCGATTTCGCGGATTGTATCATCGCCTTGAAAACCGAGTTTACCTCTACACTCGCGGAGAGGAAAAACCCGCGATTCAGGAGGTGACAGGCTACCAGGACGAAAGAATTCGGCAATGGGTGAGTGATGAGGCCTTCGAGAAATTTCAGGAGGACATGGAACTTTTGGAAATTGCCCTTGGACCCTTCTCAACAGAGGATTTTTTGGCCGGCCGAGTGAGTCCTATGACTTTTGGAAGCGCAAAATACAATTGGGGAGTTGACATCTTTTTGAAGATTTTTGCACAGTTTGCACCGGCTCCCGGACCTCGGCACACCTCGATTGGAGATGTCGCGCCAGATGATCCATTCTTTTCGGGATTTGTTTTTAAGATTCAAGCGAACATGGACAGGAAGCATCGTGATCGGGTGGCTTTTATTAGGGTCTGTTCAGGGCGCTTTGAACGAGGCATGAAAGTTCGCCACCTTCGATTGGATCGAGAGCTGCGTCTGGCTTATGCAAACCAATTTATGGCGCGAGAACGAGAGACCGTAGATGAAGCCTATGCTGGTGACATTGTGGGCATCATTGACACTGGATTTTTTCAAATTGGAGATTCGATCTCGGATGGGAAAAATGTCGAATTTGATCGTATTCCTCGGTTTTCTCCGGAGATCTTTGGTCGGTTGTCAGTAAAGGATCCTCTCAAGCGAAAGCAGCTGCAAAAAGGAGTTCAGCAGTTGGCTGAAGAAGGTATGATTCAGTTGTTTGTTGATCCAGTGGTTGGTCCTCAGGACCCGGTGATTGGAGTTGTTGGTGAACTTCAAATGGAAGTTTTGATGTTTCGTCTCAATGATGAATACAAACTGGACGTTCGACTAGAGCGATCGTCTTATACCGTCGCACGTTGGCCACGCAATGAGAAGGGCGAGCCCATGAAAGAGGGAATCAAGGGGGCTGCGAGAATATTTGAGGACGAAAACCACGAGGCCGTGGTACTCCTTGAAAAGGAATGGGACCTTCGTTGGCTTGAAAAGGAAAACCCGGGGGTGACCTTTCATATTTCCGGCCGAGTTTAGAGAATTTCAGAACTCGCTGTTTGGATCATTGGGGGAATGACAAATGGGTGCCTTTGGTTTATTCAGCTTTCTTTCACTGTTCAGTTTATTGAGCGCACTGAATTTTTATTGCCAAGTTTCTTTGGCAACATCCTTAAACGCACCTTCTGAATTCACAACCTCGGAGCTGCAACCTCTCATCACTGCTCGCCACCTTGACTCATTCAAGAGAAATGCCTCGCTCTCTTCTCGGCCTCAGATCAAAGAGATTTTCTCATTGGACACGCCCCTGAACTTTGCGGCTATTCAGGAGATTCAGGTCGGTCAGGTTGTAAAAATTGATCTACCGAGAGAGG from Bdellovibrionales bacterium includes these protein-coding regions:
- the psd gene encoding phosphatidylserine decarboxylase (Phosphatidylserine decarboxylase is synthesized as a single chain precursor. Generation of the pyruvoyl active site from a Ser is coupled to cleavage of a Gly-Ser bond between the larger (beta) and smaller (alpha chains). It is an integral membrane protein.) translates to MSYKEHFIGCSLFLIPKNLMSYWVGKLVHLRLPPPLALWTVRWFAKRYRINLQEAELPIESYLSIGELFTRKLRPGLRPSKGGIVHPADSSLTQRGKIEKGLLFQVKGLSYLVEDFLSDPDAAAKWEDGHYLTYYLCPTDYHRVHSPVHGFVKSIKYVPGNLWPVNNWSVNHIARLFARNERLIFNIQTQRGTVALVMVGATNVGKMSVSFDPELQTNQCASRQIIEKNYDPPQELNPGEELGIFHMGSTVVTLYPPGFFRSEIKPGEPIAVRVGEELTESL
- a CDS encoding ferredoxin, with the protein product MADKEKKYDENVPGRYYVDKECIACDACCLTAPNHFGMDQNDGHAFVVVQPSTPEEEASCKEAMDGCPVEAIGNNGD
- a CDS encoding peptide chain release factor 3; this translates as MSFGNIVEEIKKRRTFAIISHPDAGKTTITEKILFEGGVIRKAGEVKGKAGTKAAVSDWMPLEQQRGVSITSSVMQLDFMGLRINLLDTPGHKDFGEDTYRTLIAADSAAMLIDAAKGVEAQTRKLFEVCRLRRIPIFTFANKMDREGKEPLEIIDDVENTLGIKCHPLTWPIGMGDRFRGLYHRLENRVYLYTRGEEKPAIQEVTGYQDERIRQWVSDEAFEKFQEDMELLEIALGPFSTEDFLAGRVSPMTFGSAKYNWGVDIFLKIFAQFAPAPGPRHTSIGDVAPDDPFFSGFVFKIQANMDRKHRDRVAFIRVCSGRFERGMKVRHLRLDRELRLAYANQFMARERETVDEAYAGDIVGIIDTGFFQIGDSISDGKNVEFDRIPRFSPEIFGRLSVKDPLKRKQLQKGVQQLAEEGMIQLFVDPVVGPQDPVIGVVGELQMEVLMFRLNDEYKLDVRLERSSYTVARWPRNEKGEPMKEGIKGAARIFEDENHEAVVLLEKEWDLRWLEKENPGVTFHISGRV